CGGTGTGCTTCCTGCGGGGAGCGTTTTTCCTGTGAGACCTTCGCGAACAAGTGTCCCCACTGTCGTGGAAAGAGTCTCATCCACGAACAGGGGGAGCCCCGTCGAAAGAAGGCGGGCTGTACTGGAAGCTGCAGCGGCTGCGGTGGCGGCTGCGGTTGTGGGGGGCATTGACGGTGGAGTCCCCTTTTCTGACGCTCGGCATCGAAACGAGCTGTGACGATACGGCGGTGTGCGTTCTCGAAAACCAACGCACCGTTCTCGCCCAGGGGATCTCGAGCCAGATCGAGGAACATGCGCCCTTCGGAGGAGTCGTTCCCGAAGTTGCTTCCCGGTGTCATCAGGAAGCGTTGCTTCCTTTGCTGCGGAGGACCCTGGAGAAAGCTGGAATTCACAATCCGGCCCGACAGCTCTCCCTTATTGCGGTCACTGCCGGACCAGGCCTTGTGGGGTCTCTCCTCGTGGGGGTGATGAGCGCCAAGGCGCTCGCCCAGGCCTGGGAAGTGTCTCTTGTGGGAGTCAATCACCTGGAGGGACACCTCTTCGCCAATGTGGCCGTTCATCCGTCTCTGGAGCCCCCTTTTCTCTCCCTCATTGTCTCTGGGGGACACACGGAGATCGTTTTCGTGCGCTCCTTCGGTGAATATGAACTTTTGGGCGAGACGAAGGACGACGCCGTGGGCGAGGCCTACGATAAAGTTGCCAAGCTCCTTGGGCTCGGTTATCCCGGTGGTCCGGAGGTGGACCGGCTCGCCCGGGAGGGAGATCCCGATGCCTTTCCGCTTCCCGTGCCTCTCGAACATTCCGACGAGATCGGTTTCAGCTTCAGCGGTCTCAAGACAGCGGTCCTTTGGGTGCTGCGAAGGCTTGAAAAGGAAGGGAAACCCATTCCCGTGGCTCACGTGTGCGCGTCCTTTCAAAAAGCTGCCGTCGCGTCGCTCGTCGGAAAAGTCCGCCTCGCCGTTCTGCGATCGGGGGTCCGCCGTGTCGCCGTCTCGGGGGGTGTCGCGGCGAACAGTGCACTGCGGAACGCCCTGAGTGCATTGCCCGGCGTGGAGATTTTTCTTCCCCCCCTCTCTCTTTGCACGGACAACGCGGTGATGATCGCCGCTGCGGGATACAACATCTATCGACGAGGATTCTTTTCGGATCTCTCTCTTTCGCCGGATCCATCGCTTCCGCTCTCCCGCTGAGCGTTGCCACGAGCAATTCGCGTGTTCGCGCGCCCGTTTTCCCCTTGGCCGAGGCTGTTTTGTCCCTGATTTGGGACAGAACGGCCTCGACGGCTGTGCTGTCACGAGAGACCACAGAGGCTCCGGATAAAAAGGATCGAAAAAACGTCTCAGCAAGCGAAAAAAGAAGATAAATGGCTTTTTTCTGCGGAAATATGGATCTCATTACGCTTGAGATCTTGTCTGAAGCTCAGTAAGATCATTCATGGTCAAATTAGCACTCGTTCCGAATGAGTGCTAACACGGAAACAAAATTTGAGGAGGGATTGTAAATGAAGCTCAAACCCCTTGCGGACCGTATCGTTGTGAAGGTCCTCTCCCAGGAGGAAAAGACCAAGGGCGGCATCGTTCTTCCGGACACGGCGAAAGAAAAGCCTCAGGAGGGCGAAGTGAAGGCCGTCGGGACCGGAAAGGTTCTCGAGAACGGACAGAAGCTTCCCCTTGAGGTGAAGGTGGGAGATCGCATCATCTTCAGCAAGTACTCCGGAACGGAAGTCAAGATCGACGGAGAGGAGTTTCTCATCCTCAGCGAACGGGACGTTCTGGCCATCGTCGGCTAGAGGCGTTCTTCTTCGGCAGGGAGTTCTTTTCGACGCAACAAGAACGTAGACATACCCAATTCCTCCAGGAGGTGTACAACCAATGGCAGCGAAGATTATTGCATATGGCGAAGACGCCCGTCGGGCGCTCATGCGGGGCATCAACCACGTGGCCGACACCGTCGGTGGAACTCTCGGACCCAAGGGGCGCAACGTGGTTCTCGAGAAGAAGTTCGGCTCTCCCACCATCACGAACGACGGCGTGACCATCGCCAAGGAGATCGAACTCGAGGATCCCTTCGAGAACATGGGAGCGCAGCTTCTCAAGGAAGTCGCCTCCAAGACGAACGATGTCGCCGGAGACGGAACCACCACCGCCACGGTTCTCGCCCGGGCGATGATCCGCGAGGGCATGAAGAATGTCGTGGCCGGAGCCAACGGAATCCTGATGCGCCGTGGTATCGAGAAGGCTGTGGATGTCGTCGTGGACGAGCTGAAGAGCCTTGCCCTGGACGTGAAGGACAAGGCGAAGATCGCCCAGGTCGCCGCCATCTCCGCCAACGACAAGGGCGTGGGTGAGCTCATCGCCGAGGCCATGCAGAAGGTCGGCGAGGACGGCGTCATCACTGTCGAGGATAGTCAGACCGTGGGGACCACCCTCGAGATGGTGGAGGGGCTCCAGTTCGACAAGGGCTACATCAGCCCCTACATGGTCACCGATCCCGAGCGGATGGAGTGTGCTCTGGATGACGCCTACATCCTCATCAACGACGGCAAGATCAGCAACGTGAAGGACATGCTTCCCATCCTCGAGAAGGCCGTGCAGGCGGGCAAGCCTCTCATGATCATCGCCGAGGACATCGAGGGTGAGGCTCTGGCCACTCTCGTGGTGAACAAGCTTCGGGGCATTCTCCAGGTCGTGGCCGTGAAGGCTCCCGGCTTCGGCGAGCGCCGCAAGGCTATGCTCCAGGACATCGCCATCGTCACCGGCGGTCAGGTCATCAGCGAGGAAATTGGCATCAAACTCGAGAACGCCGATCTCTCCATGCTGGGCCGCGCCAAGAAGATCCGGGTTTCCAAGGAAGAGACCACTATCGTCGAGGGTGCGGGAAATCCCGAGGAGATCCGCAAGCGGGCCGCCCAGATCAAGCGGGAGCTTGAGGACAGCACGTCCGAGTATGACAAGGAGAAGCTTCAGGAGCGCCTTGCCAAGCTTGTGGGCGGTGTGGCGGTCATCCAGGTGGGTGCTGCAACCGAGACCGAGCAGAAGGAGCTGAAGCACCGCATCGAGGATGCCCTGAATGCGACCAGGGCCGCCGTGGAGGAAGGTATCGTCGCCGGAGGCGGCGTGGCCCTCGTGAACTGCCTCCCCGCTCTCGACAAGTTCCTCGGCACGCTCGAGGCGGACGAGAAGATCGGTGCCGCCCTTGTGAGGAAGGCCCTCACGGAGCCGCTCCATCTCATCGCCAGCAACGCGGGTCTTCAGGGCGACGTGGTGGTCGAGCGCGTTTGCACCCTTCCCAAGGGGCACGGTCTCAACGCCGTGAGCGGTGAGTACGAGGATCTCGTCCAGTCTGGCATCATCGATCCCGTGAAGGTGACCCGCAGCGCGCTCCAGAACGCCGGTTCCATCGCGGCCATGGTGCTCACCACGGAGAGCCTTGTTGCCGACAAGCCTGAGAAGAAGGACAAGATGCCTCCCATGCCCGGCGGTATGGGTGGAATGGGCGACATGGACTACTAGGCCATTGGGCCCGGAGGTTGTTCGAGCTGTTGTAACACGAGGCCCCCGCAGTGCGGGGGCCTTTTCGCTGGAGTCCTCTTTCCCCGGCGTGGTATGATTGGGCGAGATGAGGCATTCCCGAGGCATGGGAAGGCTTTCGTCGGGAAATTGTTTGTGCGGCCCCCCGGTTCCCTGCGAGGAGATTCTGTTGTTGGAGGTGAAGGGCTCCGGCCCGACGCATGAAGAAGTCAGACACCATCATCGTGTTGGATTACGGATCTCAGTACACGCAGCTTATTGCCCGGCGCGTGCGGGAAATGAAGGTCTACAGCGAAATTCTTCCTTGGGATGCGGATGTGGCGACGCTCCTCGCCGCGTCCCCCAGGGGCGTCATTCTTTCGGGGGGGCCGTCCAGCGTCCGCGATGAAGAGGCGCCGTCGATGGATCCGAGACTTCTGGAGAGCGGTATCCCGATCCTTGGCATCTGCTACGGCATGCAGGTCCTCGCTCAACGCCTTGGAGGAAGGGTGGAGAAAGGATGCAGGGCGGAGTACGGGCGTACCCGGGTGAGCCTTCGGAAGAGCCCCCTTTTCGAGGGTCTTCCCGGAGAGCTTACAGTGTGGATGAGTCACTGGGACCAAGTGGCGGAACTGCCCGCGGATGCCGCAATCATCGCACAGAGCGAGTCCGGAATTCCTGCGGGGTTCGCCCTGCCTGAGCGGGGAATCTACGCCATTCAGTTTCATCCCGAAGTGGCGCACACCGTGGGAGGGCAGGAGATTCTGAGCAATTTTCTTTTCAGGGTCTGTCGCTGCGAGCCCACCTGGGACCTCGGCGAATGGGTCACCTCCATGACGGAGGAGATCCGGAGAAAGGTCGGGAACGGCCGGGTGGTCTGCGGTCTCTCCGGAGGAGTGGATTCGAGCGTGGCGGCGCTCCTGACGAGCCGTGCCATCGGAGATCGGCTCGAATGCATTTTCGTGGACAACGGCCTTTTGAGGCGGAACGAGGCGGCGGAGGTGCTCGAGGCGTATAAGACGCTGGGGTTGAAGGTCCATTTTGTCGATGCCTCGGCCCGTTTTCTCGATGCCCTCGCGGGAGTCGTCGAGCCGGAGCGAAAACGAAAGATCATCGGTGAAGTCTTCGTCCGTGTTTTCGAGGAAAAGGCCGAGGATGTCGGCGGTGCGGAGTGGCTCCTCCAGGGAACGCTCTATCCCGACGTGATCGAGAGCGGCCACAAGGGAAAGGGAGCGGCGGTGATCAAGACACATCACAATGTGGGCGGATTGCCCGAGGTGATGCGTCTCGCCGTGCTCGAACCGCTGCGGGATCTCTTCAAGGACGAGGTACGGAAGATAGGCGCCCTGCTGGGACTTCCGGAGCGCATTCTCGAGCGGCATCCCTTTCCGGGACCGGGGCTCGCCGTACGCTGTCTCGGCGAGATCACGCCGGAGAGACTGGACGTGTTGCGCGGGGCCGACGCGATCTTTCTCGAGGCCATTCGAAATGCCGGTCTCTACCGAAAGATCTGGCAGGCTTTCTGTGTTCTTCTGCCTGTGCGGAGCGTGGGCGTCATGGGAGATGTTCGTACCTATGCGGAGGTGGCGGTGCTCCGCGCCGTGGAGGCCCAGGACGGTATGACCGCCGACTGGTATCGCCTGCCGGAGGATCTGGTGGATGCGGTGTCGCGGCGGATCTGCAACGAAATTCCCGGCATCAACAGGGTCGTGATGGACGTGACGGGGAAACCTCCCGCGACCATCGAGTGGGAGTAGACCGGTGGAGTACGCCGAAGCGCTCCGGAGGCGCTTGCGCGCCTTCGCGGAGGGGCAAGAGACCCTGGATGGCGTGGTTGAATTCATCGCCGGTTTGCCCTACGCCGAGCGGGGTGATGTCCGCCTCGACGGACATCGCAGTGTCCGGCGCGGTATCGGGGAGATCATTCTCTGCCAGGGGAAGTCGCCGGACCAGCTTCGGGACATTGCCGCGCTTCTTCGGGAGCGTCCCGGAAACACTCTGTTCAGCCGCATGACCCCTGAACAGGCGGAGATCGTGGCACGCGAGCTGGATGGCCTGGTCTATCACCCTCTTCCCCGGATGGGCGTTTTTCAGGTGGAGGAGCCTCGCTCCCGCGGGACCTCCGTCGCGGTGGTGAGCGCCGGCGCGGGAGACGTGCCCGTCGCGGAAGAGGCTGCCTTGGTAGCCTCTTTTGCGGGGTGCCGGGTAGGGCGCTATTTTGACGTGGGAGTCGCGGGTCTGCATCGGCTTCTCGATGTGCTTCCGGAACTGCGCAAGATGGATGTGCTCGTCGTCGTGGCCGGTATGGACGGGGCGCTTCCGAGCGTCGTTGCGGGACTTGTGGGCTGCCTCGTCGTAGCCGTACCCACGTCGGTTGGATATGGGGCATCCTTCGGCGGTCTCGCACCGCTTCTGGCCATGCTCAACGCCTGCAGCAGCGGGGTCGTGGTGGTGAATATCGATAACGGTGTCGGCGCCGGCGTGGCCGCCGCGCTCGCCTCCCGTTCCGGCATGTTGTGGAACGGCCCCGAGGAAGCTCCCGGCGCATAACAAACCGCGTCGGTGCAGAGTGAGCGGAGCGAAAGGAGGAGTTGCCATGCCCTTTGTTCTTGCGGTGAGCGGGCTGAAGAATTCCGGAAAGACGACGCTCTGTGGGGTGCTTTTGGAGATTCTCCGCCGGAAGGGATTGCGGTGCGCGTATGTGAAACATGGGTCCCACCGGGTGTGCAGTGATCCTGGAACGGATACGGGCAAGTTCGTCGAGGCAGGGTTTCCTTCCGTATGGTGGGGAGAGGATGGGCTTCGCGTCGAACTTGGGCATGTTCGTCAAGCCTCCTCCGGTGCGGCATCTTCGCCTCTTTCCGACGGAGAGATCCTTGCGGAGATGACGAGCCGTTTCTTTCCCGGCTTCGACCTGGTTCTCCTGGAAGGCGGCAAGCGTCTTCCTCTTCCGCGCGTCTGGGTGGGTGCTCCTGAGACGGTTCCCGAAGACGTGAGGGGAATCATCGCTTTCTACGGAGAAACCTCTGGTGATGCGACGGGGGAACGTGCGAAAGAGTTCTCCCGTCGGAGGGAAAATGCTTCTTCCGGCGGCGAAGTGCTCCACGTTGCTCGAGGAGAGGAAGTGGCTCTTGCCACGATGGTGGAGGACCTTGTCCTGCGGGGACGCGCTCCGCTCGAACTCTATGTGGGCTCTTCCCGCCTTCCCATGAAATCCTTCGTGGCGGAGTTTATTCGCGGTGCCCTGGAGGGCATGCTACGTTCGCTGAAAGGGGGGGCAGACTTCCGCAGGGGCATTCTCCTCGCGGTACCTCCGGAAAAGGGCGCGGAATCCGACGAGGAGGGAGAACGGCTGAGAAGGACGCCGGAAGCGTAATGTGAGGAAAAAAAGGACGTTGTTTTTCGGAATTTTCCCTTGTGCCCCGCACTTCTGCTGTCTATAATGGTGGGCACTTCGGCGACGTGCCCCGCACGCCGCCGAAAATCGCGTTCATCACTTCTTAAGGAGGTCGTTTGAAATGCAGTTGTATTGGATTGTTGGAGGTGCCGGAGCGTTGGCATTGCTCTATGCGGTCATCTCCATGGGAAAGATCACGGCGTTTCCCGTAACGAATGCACGGGTGGAGGAGTTGTCCGGGATCATCCAAAAGGGTGCCATGGCATTTCTCTTCCGTGAATATCGTTGGCTCGCCCCTTTCGTCGTGATTGTTGCGGCGCTTCTCTGGTTCAAGATAGGTGCGGCTTCTGCAGTCTCCTTTGCCTTTGGCGCTCTCTGCAGCGCCTTGGCGGGGTTTCTCGGCATGCGGATCGCCACGAAGGCGAACGGAAAGACCGCCTTCGCCGCGACGGAGAGCATGAACAGTGCTCTGCGCATCGCCTTCACTGGCGGTACCGTGATGGGCATGTTCGTGGTGGGCATCGGCATCCTCGGTGTCGTCGCTTCCTATCTGCTCTTTCGTGATCCTAACGTCATCACGGGCTTCGGGTTCGGCGCCAGTTCCATCGCACTTTTTGCCCGCGTGGGGGGCGGCATTTACACCAAGGCCGCCGATGTGGGAGCGGACCTGGTAGGCAAGGTTGAGGCGGGAATTCCCGAGGACGATCCCCGCAATCCCGCGGTCATCGCGGACAACGTGGGAGACAACGTGGGAGACATTGCCGGCATGGGAGCCGACCTCTTCGAGTCCTACGTGAACTCCATCATCGCCGCCATGGCCATCGGTCTTGCGACCTTCGGAGACAGGGGCGTCGCCTATCCGCTTCTCCTTTCCGCCCTGGGGATCGTCTCCGCCGTGCTCGGTACCTTCTTCGTCCGGGTCAAGGAGGGCGGAGATCCCCAGATGGCGCTCCGCATGGGAATCTTCTCCACAGGGGTCTTCATGATCCTCGGATCCTTCTTCCTCACCCGCAGTGTCTTCGACGGGGACAACACGCTCTTCTTCGCCGTGGTGGCGGGCGTGCTCTCGGGTGTGCTCATCGGCTACGTGACGGAGGTCTACACCTCCGCGTCCTTCAAATCCGTGAAGGAGATCGCCCATGCCTCCGAGACGGGTTCCGCCACGAACATTCTCTCCGGCATTGGAGTGGGTATGAAATCCACCATGATTCCCGTGATCCTCATCTGTGCGGCCATTCTTGTGGGAGTGAAGTTCGGCGGGCTCTACGGCATCGCCTGTGCGGCGGTGGGCATGCTCTCCACGGTGGGCATGACCCTCTCCGTGGACGGATACGGCCCCATCGCGGACAACGCCGGAGGTATCGCCGAAATGAGTCATCTTCCCAAGGAAGTCCGAAAGATCACGGACCGTCTCGACGCGGTGGGGAACACCACCGCCGCCGTCGGCAAGGGGTTGGCCATCGGCTCGGCGGCACTCACCGCGCTGGCGCTCTTCGCGGCCTACGCCACGGCGGTGAACCTGAGCGTCATTGATCTCAAGGATCCTCGGGTCATGGTCGGTCTTTTCCTGGGCGGTATGCTCCCCTTCTTCTTCAGCGCCCTTGCCATTCAGGCGGTGGGACGTGCGGCGGAGAAGATGATCGACGAGGTACGGCGCCAGTTCCGTGAAATTCCCGGTATCATGGAAGGGACCGGAGAGCCGCAGTACGAACGGTGCGTGGACATCTCCACCGCCGCGTCCCTTCGGGAGATGGTGTTCCCGGGACTTCTCGCCGTGATTTCTCCTGTGCTCGTTGGCTACTTCCTCGGCGCGCAGGCTCTCGGCGGGTTGTTGGGTGGCTCCATTGTAACTGGGGTCATGCTCGCCATCTTCATGGCTAATGCGGGCGGCGCCTGGGACAACGCGAAGAAGTACATCGAAGAGGGCAACCACGGTGGAAAGGGAAGCGCTCCCCACGCCGCGGCGGTGGTGGGCGATACCGTGGGCGATCCTTTCAAGGATACTGCGGGGCCGAGCCTGAACATTCTCATCAAGCTCATGTCCGTGGTGGCCCTGGTGCTCGCACCGCTTTTCAGCTGATCACCCTTTCAAGATAGAAGTCCGTAGGGGGCATCGCCCCCGTTTTTCACAGGGGGGAAGAGCGTCCGCTCCTCCCCCCCGCCTGTTTGTTCGGAGGAGTGCGAGTCATGCATGCCGACCATGTGCGACGGATAAAGGAGCGACTGGATATCGTCGAGGTCATCGGTGATTACGTTCCCCTGAAGAAAGCGGGGCGGAGCTTCAAGGGCCTCTGCCCCTTCCACGGAGAGAAGACTCCTTCCTTCACCGTCTCTCCCGAACGGCAGACCTACCATTGCTTCGGTTGCGGACGGGGTGGCGACATCTTTTCTTTCGTCATGGAGACGGAAGGCATCTCTTTTTCTCAAGCCCTGGAACTGTTGGCTTCCCGGGCCGGGGTTTCTCTCGATCCGGCACGGAAAGGTGCTCCCGGAGGCGATGTGCGAAGCGTGTCGGCACTGGCGCAGGAATTTTTCACGGAAAGTCTTTTGGGGCCGGGGGGAATTTCCGGAAGACGCTATCTGGCAAAAAGAAATGTCCCGGAACACTTCTGGAAGGAGTTTGGTCTGGGTTGGGCACCTTCCGGCTGGGATTCCCTGTGGCGCCATCTGCAAAGTCGAAACGTCGGCGAAAAAGAAGCCCTTGCCTGCGGCGTGGTCGTCGAAGGCAACAGAGGGCTCTACGATCGCTTCCGCGGGCGAGTCATCTTTCCCATCGCGGATGTGTCGGGGCGCATCATCGCCTTCGGCGGACGTCTTGTGGACGGGGAAGGCGCGAAATATCTCAACAGCCCGGAGGGGGTGCTTTTTCGGAAGCGGGAGTGTCTCTACCTGCTGCACCGGGCCAAACAGTTCATGCGTGCCCGGGGACGGGCAATTCTCGTGGAAGGCTACATGGATGCTCTTCGGCTCCACATGGAAGGATTCGGTGAGGCCGTGGCGTCTCTCGGCACCGCTCTCACCTCCGAACAGGCGGATCTCGTCAAGCGATTCGCGCCGCGCTGTTATATCTGTTTCGATGCGGACGCGGCAGGGCAGGAGGCTGCGGTGCGAGGCATGTATGTGCTGCAGAGTCGCGGATTGGATGTTCGGGTGGTCTCTCTGCCCGAGGCGAAGGACCCCGACGAGTTTCTTTCCGCTCCCGGAGGTGCTGCCCGTTTTTCCGCCTGTCTTGACGCGTCGATGCCTCTCGTGCGACATCATCTTTCCCTGCGGAGAGACGCCCTGCGTGATCCGACGCAAAGAGAACAGGCCACCAGAGATATCCTCAGTGGTGTCGCCCAGCTTTCTTCCCTTGATCTTGCCCCCTTTGTGCCGGAGATCGCCGCTGCCTTCGGCCTTTTTGCACATCAGCTCGTCGAACTCGTCGAAAGAGAGAGAAAAGTTCTTTCTCAATCGGAACAAGGGAAACCCTCCCTTTCCGGCGTATCTATAACTGGAGGGAAAGGAGAGGAAGCCGCGGATCCGGTGGAAGCCGCGTTGCTTTTTCTTCTGTGGACGGACGCGAGCCGTCGGCGCAACGCCTCCCCGGAGGGAATCCTTCCCCTCTTTTCGGAAGAGCGACTTCGCCATCTTGTCATGGCGCTTCTTTCCGGAGAGGTTCCAGAAGAACTGGAGGCGCGATGGCATGTCATCGGCGAAACCTATCCCCTTCGGGTGGTGGCTTTCGGAGGAGAGTGGTGTGCCCGTCTCGAAGAGAAGGATGCGTGGAAAACGGTTGTGGGTCTCCTCGAGGCGAGGAACAGAAAACGGCAGTATGAAGCCCTGCAGCTCAAATGCCGCCGTGGAGAAGCGACCGACGAGGATCTTCTGGCGTTGCGGAGCCTCGCGCAGAAGCTGAAGGGGGGCAAGGATTCGGCGTGACTGAACAGAGCGGAAAAAGAGAAGATGCCGACGCGGGAAAAAACGTCCCGGTGGAGGAACCGACGCGACACGGCCAAACTCCTCAGGAAAGGCGGAATGGAGCCGACGTGAAAAAGAAACGGAAGAAAAAGAGAACTGAAGGAGAGGGCGAATCCTCCGGCTTCGCCGAGGGAATGAACATTTCCGGGAGTCGTGATGCCGAAAAGGCGGACGCATCTCCGGTGAAGTCGATCGATGGTGCTGAAAGAGAGACGGAGGGGACGGCAACAATCCCCGAATCGTCTGCAACCACGCGGGATGAAGGAACGGCATCGGAAAAAATGCAGAAGCACACGAAGCGGAGCAGTCTGAAAAAGCAGGAAGAGATCTCTCTGGAAGGAGTGCCGGCGGAGACATCTTCGATTCTGTCCGACGGTGAGGCTGCTCCTGCGGAAGCTTTGGGCGGAGACGTTGCCTCTTCCGTGGAGGGTGCTTTTTCGGGAGAGGAAGGAGAGGAAATTGCTCTGCCCGAGGGGGATGAACTTTTTCTCGAGGAACCTCTTGCGGAGGATCCTTCCCTCTTCGGCGGTGATGAAGTGACCAGTCCGGTTCCTGCCACCGCCGAACCTGTGGCGGCAGGGAGTCCGGATCCGGTGCTCGCGAGGGAACTGCCCCTCGAAGAGACGCAGAAAGATTATCTCCTTTTCCTTCCCCTCATTCAGGAAGGGCAGAAGCGTGGGTATATCACGTTCGAGGAGATCGAGAAACAGCTTCCTCCGGAGTTTTTGAACAACCCGGAGACGCTGGACAAGCTTTACGAAGAGTTCACTCTTCTCGGGATCGAAGTGCAGGAGGAGACGAAGCGCGGCAAGGATGAATCCGTTTCCGACGAGGAGCTTGTTCCACCGGCGGCGGGGGAGAGCATGGGTGTTCTCGAGGATCTCCCCCTGTCCGATCCCGTGCGCATGTACCTGCGGGAAATCGGCAAGATTCCGCTGCTCACGCCCGACGAGGAAGTGACGCTGGCCAAACTTGTGGAGGCGGGAGAGCCAAGAGGCAAGAGTGCTCTCGTGGAGGCGAATCTTCGTCTCGTCGTGAGTATCGCCAAGAAATATATCGGGCGGGGGATGCTCTTTCTCGATCTGATTCAGGAAGGAAACCTGGGGCTCATTCGTGCGGTGGAGAAGTTCGATTATCGGAAGGGATACAAATTCAGTACCTACGCGACCTGGTGGATCCGTCAGGCCATCACGCGGGCCATCGCCGACCAGGCCAGAACAATACGCATCCCTGTCCACATGGTGGAGACCATCAACAAACTGATTCGCGTGTCGAGACAGCTTGTACAGCGTCTGGGACGGGAGCCCACTGCGGAGGAGATCGCCCAGGAGATGGAGATCCAGTCCGAGAAGGTGGAGGAAATCCAGCGCATCGCCCAGGAACCTGTTTCCCTGGAAACACCCATCGGCGAGGAAGAGGACAGCCAGCTTGGGGATTTTCTCGAGGACAAGGATCTTCCGAGTCCGGAAGAGGCTGCGGCGAGCCAACTTCTCCGGGAGCAGCTGGATGACATGCTCGAGGATCTCACCGAACGGGAACGGGAGGTTTTGCGCCTTCGTTTCGGCCTCGAGGACGGACATCCCTATACGCTCGAAGAAGTGGGGAGGCGCTTCGGTGTCACTCGGGAACGCATTCGTCAGATCGAGGCGAAGGCGTTGCGCAAACTCCGGCACCCCAGCCGGAGTCGAAAGTTGCGCGATTTTCTGGAATAAGCGCCGTGTGCTTCCGAAGCGGACGTTCCGAATGACACCCGCTTCGACAGCAGTGAAAGAATTCCCTATATCGACGACCCGTTTCTCTGTTATACTGGCTTTGGATTCGTGCTCGGAGGCGCAATCATGAGAGTGGATGTCTATCTCAAGCTCGCACGCTTGGTGAAGCGGCGAAGCGTGGCGCAGGAAATGATCCGTCTGGGGGCTGTCCGTGTGGACGGACGCCCCGTGAAACCCTCCGGGGAGGTGCGGAAGGGGGCACGGGTTTCTGTCGCCTTTCCCCGGCGCCTGCTCGTCGTGGAAGTGCTCTGTGATGACGAGCAGCTTCTGCGGCGGAAGAGCGAGCCTTATCTCGTTGTGGAGGAACGTTCTCTTGATGGAGCGACATCGCCTTGGTAACACCCCGGCCGACCGGTCCGGAGGAAAAGAAAAAAAATTAACCGCCCGAAGGGGAGGAGTGTACGGATGAGTTACATCGTCGGTGTTCATGGAAGAGAGATCCTCGACTCGAGGGGAAATCCAACGGTCGAGGTGGAAGTGTGGCTCGACAACGGTATTGTGGGAAAGGCCGCCGTTCCCTCCGGAGCCTCCACGGGAACTTTCGAGGCAGTGGAGCTGCGCGACGGCGAGACACGTTTTCTCGGCAAGGGTGTGCTCAAGGCGGTGGAGCACGTGAATGAGAAAATCGCTCCCGAAATCGTGGGAATGGATCCTGCGGAGCAGGGGGCTCTGGACAGAGCACTTCTTGCGCTTGACGGGACGACGAACAAGGGAAAGCTCGGTGCCAACGCGATCCTCGGCGTTTCCATGGCGGCGGCGCGCGCCGCTGCGGAGGACCACGATCTTCCTCTGTGGGCCTACCTGGGCGGACTTGGTCCCATGCTCTTGCCCACGCCGATGATGAACGTCATCAATGGAGGTGCTCACGCGGACAACACCCTGGATATCCAGGAGTTCATGATTCTTCCCCACGGTGCGGAAAGTTTCGCCGAGGGGCTTCGCATGGGTGTGGAGACCTATCATACCCTGAAGAAGATCCTCAAGAAGAAGGGGTACAGTGTTTCCATCGGTGACGAGGGAGGGTTCGCTCCGAACCTTCGCACCAACAGGGAGGCGTTGGATGTTCTTGTGGA
Above is a genomic segment from Aminiphilus circumscriptus DSM 16581 containing:
- the tsaD gene encoding tRNA (adenosine(37)-N6)-threonylcarbamoyltransferase complex transferase subunit TsaD, whose product is MTVESPFLTLGIETSCDDTAVCVLENQRTVLAQGISSQIEEHAPFGGVVPEVASRCHQEALLPLLRRTLEKAGIHNPARQLSLIAVTAGPGLVGSLLVGVMSAKALAQAWEVSLVGVNHLEGHLFANVAVHPSLEPPFLSLIVSGGHTEIVFVRSFGEYELLGETKDDAVGEAYDKVAKLLGLGYPGGPEVDRLAREGDPDAFPLPVPLEHSDEIGFSFSGLKTAVLWVLRRLEKEGKPIPVAHVCASFQKAAVASLVGKVRLAVLRSGVRRVAVSGGVAANSALRNALSALPGVEIFLPPLSLCTDNAVMIAAAGYNIYRRGFFSDLSLSPDPSLPLSR
- the groES gene encoding co-chaperone GroES, whose protein sequence is MKLKPLADRIVVKVLSQEEKTKGGIVLPDTAKEKPQEGEVKAVGTGKVLENGQKLPLEVKVGDRIIFSKYSGTEVKIDGEEFLILSERDVLAIVG
- the groL gene encoding chaperonin GroEL (60 kDa chaperone family; promotes refolding of misfolded polypeptides especially under stressful conditions; forms two stacked rings of heptamers to form a barrel-shaped 14mer; ends can be capped by GroES; misfolded proteins enter the barrel where they are refolded when GroES binds); translated protein: MAAKIIAYGEDARRALMRGINHVADTVGGTLGPKGRNVVLEKKFGSPTITNDGVTIAKEIELEDPFENMGAQLLKEVASKTNDVAGDGTTTATVLARAMIREGMKNVVAGANGILMRRGIEKAVDVVVDELKSLALDVKDKAKIAQVAAISANDKGVGELIAEAMQKVGEDGVITVEDSQTVGTTLEMVEGLQFDKGYISPYMVTDPERMECALDDAYILINDGKISNVKDMLPILEKAVQAGKPLMIIAEDIEGEALATLVVNKLRGILQVVAVKAPGFGERRKAMLQDIAIVTGGQVISEEIGIKLENADLSMLGRAKKIRVSKEETTIVEGAGNPEEIRKRAAQIKRELEDSTSEYDKEKLQERLAKLVGGVAVIQVGAATETEQKELKHRIEDALNATRAAVEEGIVAGGGVALVNCLPALDKFLGTLEADEKIGAALVRKALTEPLHLIASNAGLQGDVVVERVCTLPKGHGLNAVSGEYEDLVQSGIIDPVKVTRSALQNAGSIAAMVLTTESLVADKPEKKDKMPPMPGGMGGMGDMDY
- the guaA gene encoding glutamine-hydrolyzing GMP synthase, with translation MKKSDTIIVLDYGSQYTQLIARRVREMKVYSEILPWDADVATLLAASPRGVILSGGPSSVRDEEAPSMDPRLLESGIPILGICYGMQVLAQRLGGRVEKGCRAEYGRTRVSLRKSPLFEGLPGELTVWMSHWDQVAELPADAAIIAQSESGIPAGFALPERGIYAIQFHPEVAHTVGGQEILSNFLFRVCRCEPTWDLGEWVTSMTEEIRRKVGNGRVVCGLSGGVDSSVAALLTSRAIGDRLECIFVDNGLLRRNEAAEVLEAYKTLGLKVHFVDASARFLDALAGVVEPERKRKIIGEVFVRVFEEKAEDVGGAEWLLQGTLYPDVIESGHKGKGAAVIKTHHNVGGLPEVMRLAVLEPLRDLFKDEVRKIGALLGLPERILERHPFPGPGLAVRCLGEITPERLDVLRGADAIFLEAIRNAGLYRKIWQAFCVLLPVRSVGVMGDVRTYAEVAVLRAVEAQDGMTADWYRLPEDLVDAVSRRICNEIPGINRVVMDVTGKPPATIEWE
- the larB gene encoding nickel pincer cofactor biosynthesis protein LarB, producing MEYAEALRRRLRAFAEGQETLDGVVEFIAGLPYAERGDVRLDGHRSVRRGIGEIILCQGKSPDQLRDIAALLRERPGNTLFSRMTPEQAEIVARELDGLVYHPLPRMGVFQVEEPRSRGTSVAVVSAGAGDVPVAEEAALVASFAGCRVGRYFDVGVAGLHRLLDVLPELRKMDVLVVVAGMDGALPSVVAGLVGCLVVAVPTSVGYGASFGGLAPLLAMLNACSSGVVVVNIDNGVGAGVAAALASRSGMLWNGPEEAPGA